From one Dermacentor andersoni chromosome 1, qqDerAnde1_hic_scaffold, whole genome shotgun sequence genomic stretch:
- the LOC126546192 gene encoding uncharacterized protein isoform X2, with the protein MTQAEFRTFRVGNMTAVTLCTMCLVGVGLLLLISGAVVTGIVYTEVRPPTADENYDRYRGADLRRVLGPLMLCLGGFLLIGGCVFMAFGYYSNYRDEERGYSQAHARDYDSGQQPKDVKVSTY; encoded by the exons ATGACGCAGGCGGAGTTCCGCACGTTCCGCGTCGGAAACATGACGGCGGTGACGCTGTGCACCATGTGCCTGGTGGGCGTCGGCCTGTTGCTGCTCATTTCGGGAGCTGTGGTCACCGGCATTGTCTACACAGAGGTGCGGCCACCCACCGCCGACGAGAACTACGACAG GTACCGCGGCGCCGACCTGCGCCGGGTGCTGGGCCCCCTGATGCTCTGCCTGGGCGGCTTCCTGCTCATCGGCGGCTGCGTGTTCATGGCTTTCGGCTACTACTCGAACTACCGCGACGAAGAGCGCGGCTACTCGCAGGCGCACGCGCGCGACTACGACAGCGGCCAGCAGCCCAAAGATGTCAAAGTGAGCACGTACTGA